GCTACGAAGCTATGATTCAACAGATTATTGAAACAAAAAGTATAATTCTCACTCCAAATATAGATAGTATGAGTCTTTTTATGATGCCACTGATTTCAATGGGGGAAGTATTAGGGGTTATAACAGTTGTCAATTTAGGAGGGGAAACATGTAATTTCCATGAATCTCAAATTCAATTAGCAAAATCGATAGTTGAAGCCACAGCGCCTACAATTTCAAACTTGTTATATATGGACCAACTTGAAAATATGGTAGAAGAGCGAACAAGGGAACTAGCTGCTGCTAATGAAAAGGTTACAAGTGTTATTGAAAGTATAACGGATGGATTCTTTGCATTGAACAAAGAGTGGGAATTTCTTTACATGAATAAACATCAATATTTGCCGCAAAGGAAAACGGCAAAGGATGTATTAGGACAAAATATATGGGGAATTTTCCCGAAATGTGTAGATACGGTCATGTATAAAGAATTTCATCGTGCGATGTCAGAGCGAATAGCAGTACATTTCGAAATGACCTCAGCTTATGGTGATTATTGGTACGAAGCAGTTGCGTACCCATATGATGAGGGAATCTGTTGCCTTTTAAAAAACATAACTGAAAAAAAGAAATATGAGAAGGAATTGAAAAGATTATCAAACCTAGACTTAATAGGTCAGATGGCAGCAGGTATTAGCCATGAGATTAGAAACCCTATGACAACAGTACGAGGATTTTTGCAGCTATTAAAAAAAGAGAGCGAATTCGAAAAACATAATGATTACTTTAATGTCATGATCGAAGAGCTTGACCGTGCTAATTCTATTATTACTGAATTTCTTTCTATAGGTAATACTAAGACATCCGATTTACAGATGTTAGATTTAAATTCTATTATTCGCGATATTACGCCTTTAATAGAGATAGATGCATTTAATCAAAATAAAATTATTCAATTTAATCTGAATGACATTCCAGATTTACTTTTAAATCGTAACGAAATACGACAATTGATAATAAATCTATACCGTAATGGCTTAGAATCAATGAACATAGGTAAGGTTCTATCCATCAGTACCTACAAAGGGGATGGGAATTGTGTAATTCTTGCAGTACAGGATCAAGGAGAAGGTATCAGTCCTGCGATAGTAGAGAAATTGGGTACTCCATTTTACACGACCAAAGATAATGGCACTGGCTTAGGTCTAGGTATCTGCTATGCAATTGCTGCACGTCATAACGCAAAAATTGAATTTCAAACAGGATCTGAAGGAACTACTTTTTTTATAAAATTTACTTATATATGAAAAGATGAAACGCTTCTTTAGTGTTGTAAGGTATTGACATTTGATGCTCTGAATAAATAAATTTATAAGTCCAAATTTCAATAAACTATTTTGATAATTATTAATAGCTATGATGAAATCTGCGCTATATTGATATGCTATTTCGAAGGAGGTATAGAATGAAGCAACTTTATATAAAGCAAAAGGTATTCAGTCTAAGTGGCAAATTCACAATAAAGGATCAGCAGGAAAAGGATGTTTATTACGTAGAAGGTAGTTTTATGCAAATTCCAAAGACTTTCTCCATTATGAATAAAACAAGAGATGAAGTAGCCCTTATTACGAAAAAGGTGTTCAGCTTTTTACCGAAGTTTTTTATTGAGGTAAATGGTCGAGAGGTGTTAACGATTAAGAAAGAGTTTTCTTTCTTTAAAGCACGCTATACGATTGATGGGGCATACATGGAGATACACGGTAACTGGTGGGATATGGAGTTTCAGGTCTTACAGCATGGTGAAGTCATCGGTAAAGTGAACAAGGAGTGGTTCACTTGGGGAGATAGCTATAAAGTTCAAATATTGGATGAGGAGATGGAGGAAATCATTATTGCATTCGTTGTTGCAATTGATTGTGTGAAGGCTGACGCAGCTTCTTCCTCAGCAGCGACTTAGAAAATTAATAACCTCCATTAAAGGTGCAACGGTGAACCATATCACAAGTAAGTGTGGTTAATTAAGGCAGTATCAATTTTATATTGGTGCTGTTTTTTTAGTAGACAGTTGTAGAGAAGAAGGTATAACGATTCAAAGACATATTTGTACCACACCATTTGCTTATAAAATTGTCTTCCATAGTGAGTACTAAAGCATTTGAACAGTCAGTTTATATTGATGAGAAATGTTATATTAAATTCACCAATGAATAATCTTTTTTTAACGTCTAAAAAGCATCAATATTTGAGGAGAGAGAACACTTGAAAGAGATGTATATAAATTAAAAATGTTTCAAAAGTGTCGGGTACTATTAACAGTGCCTGACACTTTTTTGTTTTATCGGGAGTAGATAGGGTATTAACCATCATAAGCAAGTTATTTAGCAAGAAGCATTGTAGGAATAATCGAAAGGGAAAAGGAGTCATAGCCAACATGTTGTTGAATAAAAAGTTAATATTGGTCTTTAGTATAATCGTAGTCTGCTTTTTGTCTGGTTGTACAGAGAAGAAGAAGCTTGAGGATGGATCTGAACTGATAAATAAAAACCAATTTGTTTTTGCTACTTCTGGTGAATTTAAGCCATTTAGTTATATGAATGACGATCTCACAATGTCGGGCTTTGATATTGAGGTTGGGGAAGCGATTGCAAAGGAAATGGGCCTTGAGCCGGTTCAGAAACGAATCAAGTTCAAAGGGATTGTAGAAGGGGTAAAAACAGGCCGAGCGGATGCAGCGGTTGCGAGCCACACGATTAACCCGCAGCGAAGTAAACATGTTTCTTTCTCTACACCGTATTACTATTCTGGACCGAAAATTTTCACCAGACCTGACAGTAAAATTAAGACTGTCGAAGATTTAAAGGGAAAGGAAGTAGCTGTTGCAAAAGGATCGACATATGCCGATACAGCTTCCGAGTATACAGACAATGTAAAAACATATGACAGCGATATTACAGCTTTAAAGGCGTTGAGCACCGGACGTCATGATGCGGTCATTACAGATTTTGTTACAGGAAAAACAGCTGAAAAAGAAGGATTTAAGATTAAAGGACAGCAATTAATTAATCGCAGTGAACAGGCGATTGTGCTGCCCCAGGATAATCCAAAACTATTGAAGCGAGTAAATGAATCTTTGGAACACCTCCGGGAAAATGGGACACTGACTCAAATCAGTATTAAATATTTTGGTGAGGACATTACCAAAAAACCAGAATAAATCAATGCTATAGAAAGAAAGGAAGTAGTACTTTGCCAAGTTTTTCGCATTTTTTTAACATACTAATGGAAACAAAAGGAATATTTTTTAAAGCAATGTTATTAACATTAGAGCTGACGGTGGTTTCTATCTTACTTGGAATCGTCATCGGACTTGTCTTTGCCTTATTAAAAATTTCTAATATCAAAATTTTAAAACTTATTTCAGATATATATGTCTATTTAGTCCGCGGAACACCGCTGATCGTTCAAATATTTATTCTTTACTTCGGAATAAGCGGGATTTTCCTTATTCCTGATTTTTGGGCTGCTTCACTTGCTCTAGCGTTACATAATGGAGCTTATATTTCTGAAATCCTTCGAGGCGCAATTCAGGCAGTCGATAAAGGTCAGGTTGAGGCAGGCCGCTCTTTGGGAATGACAAAGATACTGACATTAAGAAGAATTATTCTTCCACAGGCATTTCGTCGAGCGTTGCCGCCTTTAGGCAATCAATTTATCATCAGTTTAAAAGATTCTTCGTTGGCCGCATTTATCTCCATGAATGAGCTGTTTAATGTGGCGACAACACTTGGATCAAATAATTTTGATGAAATGACCTATTTACTCATCGTAGCAGTCTACTATTTATTACTGGTAGCGTTGATGACATTTGTAGTGAACCGAACTGAACTGAAATTAGCAATAAGCGACAGATAGGAGCTGAAAAAATTGGACACCAAGGAAATGATTAAAATAAATCAATTGAATAAATCGTTTGGAGATTTACATGTATTAAAAAATATTGACATGACAGTTTACGAGAGCGATGTTGTTTGTCTAATAGGATCGAGTGGGTCAGGGAAAAGTACCCTCCTTCGCTGTTTGAACTTTTTAGAAAGAAAGGAAAACGGCAATATTATAATTGAGGGAAATGAAGTCAATCCACGGACAGATGACCTTAATAAGATTAGAGAAAAGGTAGGTATGGTGTTTCAAAATTTCAACTTATTCCCACATAAAACGGTTTTGGAAAATATTATTGAAGCACCTATTATGGTAAAGGGTGTAGACAAAGAGAAGGCTATCAACAAAGCAAAACAATTACTGAGAAAAGTAGGTTTGGAAGATAAATCGGATGTCTATCCTAGTAAACTATCAGGGGGTCAAAAGCAACGGGTAGCGATTGCTAGAGCACTTGCGATGGAACCAGACATTATGCTTTTTGATGAGCCAACATCGGCACTCGATCCCGAGCTTGTGGGAGAGGTTTTGACAACAATGAAAGACTTGGCTGAAGAAGGAATGACAATGGTTGTTGTAACCCATGAAATGGGATTCGCCAGAGAAGTAGCTGATTGGATTGTGTATATGCACGATGGGAAAATTATTGAACGCGGCACACCTGAACAATTTTTCGATCATCCGAAAGAGGAGAGAACTCGGGAATTTTTAACTGCGACAATGCTTAAATAAAACTATGAGGTCCTGCCTATATGTAAGGCAGGACCTCGTTAGATGGGCTGGGGATATAAGCAAAAAAAGAACCTAATCTGGTTCTTTTTTGCTTTAAATAAGGATTCAAGTCACCTTATTGTTCATATATATTAAACCCTAAATATAGGATGGGAATTGTTAGTTTAATATTGTTACCTTTAGTTGTTTTACGCCAAAATCGATTGCATCTTGTTGAGAAGGAAAGAAAACATCGATTCGTTTTCCTTTAATGGCTCCTCCAGTATCTCCTGCAATTGCTTCACCATAGCCTTCTACATAAACTTTACTACCAAGCGGAATAACAGTTGGGTCAACTGAGATGACCTTTGCATTTGGGTTTGTTTTAAGGTTAATTCCTGTAGAAGTAATACCAGAACATCCATCACATGAAGCTGTATAAGCTGAAGCCTCCACTATAATTTCCTTTGAAGTAGAATTACTTGTTGATGGAGCGGTTGCTTCAGGTGTACTCTCCACTGAAGTAGAATTACTTGTTGATGGAGCGGTTGCTTCAGGTGTACTTTCCACTGAAGTAGAATTACTTGTTGATGGAGCGGTTGCTTTAGGTGTACTTTCCTCTGAAGCTGAATTACTTGTTGATGGAACAGTTGCTTCAGGTTTATTCTCCGTTGAAGTAGAATTACTTGATGGAGAGGTTACTGAAGTTGTCGTTTCTTTTGCTTCATGAGTTGCAGGCATTATTGGTTTTTCAGTTACAGCCGTGTTAGTTTCCAAACCAACAAAGATAGATAAATTTAAACCTGGATGAATGAGATCAGTTTGTAATTGGTTCCATTCTTTAATTTGTGAAACGGTTACTTGATGATTTAGAGCTATGTCCCATAATGTATCACCTTGCTTAACGATATATTGTTTTTGCTGTGCAATGGTAAGAACATCCCCAGGGTGAATAAGGTTAGTATTAATATGATTTAACTTTTGGATATTTTCTACAGATGTATTATTTGCACGTGATAAATCCCAAAGGGTATCACCTTTTTGTACTGTAATCGTTGCAGCTTGAGCATTAGCACCTAAAGTTGCAGAGAGCATTGCAACTGGTACAATTGCTATAATTTTTTTAAGCATTCATGTATCCTCCATGTTCGTTCTTAGTTGTCAATATAAAATAATCGTAACATAGTTTTTTCTGAGAAAAAGAACAAGGAGGTGTTAATTTGTTTACGTACATGGCATTTATATTGCAATAATATTTCTAATATTAAACGATACCATCTCCTTGGAAATTTAATGTGAAAACAAGCAGAAGATTTCTTTTTTGAGTTCCTTTATTTGTATAGATCGTGTTTAGTGAGATTAACGAGGAATTATACATTTTGGCGATATAATAAGAGATTAATTGCAAGTCATTACTTTATAATAAATAGCAAAAAGAGAAATTGCGCTGTGCAATTTCTCTTTTTGCTTGAACTGAAATATTATAACTGTACCTCGGTAACTTCATTATTATTTTTATTGCCGTTACCGTTACCGTTACCGTTGCCATTGCCATTACCATTACCATTACCATTACCATTGCCGTTGCCGTTACCGTTGCCGTTGCCGTTGCCGTTGCCGTTACCGTTACCGTTACCGTTGCCATTACCATTACCATTACCATTACCATTACCATTACCATTACCATTACCATTGCCGTTGCCGTTGCCATTGCCGTTACCATTACCATTACCATTGCCGTTGCCATTGCCATTGCCATTGCCATTGCCATTGCCATTGCCATTGCCATTGCCATTGCCATTGCCATTACCGTTGCCATTGCCATTGCCATTACCATTGCCGTTACCATTACCATTGCCAGGCTTTACAACCACCACGTCAAATGTTAGTGTGTGCTCACCATACGTTACCGTAATTGTCGTATTACCTTGACCTTTTCCTTTTACAACCCCTGCTTTTACAGTAGCTATTTTATCATTCGCTACTTCGTAGGTTGCAAGTTTTGTAACATCTTTTTCTGTTGTTTTACCATCAAAAGTAGTTACTTCAGTAATCTTAACTGTAACTTCTTTACCTATTCTAGTTTCAACTTGAGCTTGGTCGATTTCTAGTGTTACTATTGGTTCTTCTATAACAGGTGCTTTAACTGTAACATTTATAGTAACCTTATTATCTCCATATGAAATAGTAATAGTAGTCGTGCCTGCACCTACAGCAGTTACTAATCCATTTACGACTGTTGCAACATTTTCATCTCCAACAACATAAGTAGCTTTTGAAGTTACGTCTTCCTCTGTTGCATCACCTTCTGCTGGTGTTGACGTTTCGGTTACCGTAAGTTGTGCAGTTTCTCCAGCTGTTAGGTTTAACTCAGTTGGATTTACAGAAAGTGTTACTTCTGGTTCTACTACATCTTTTTCATATATTATTGCTTCACCAACATTACCGGCAGCGTCATTAATTATTACAGATACAGCATTCGTTTCTGCTGTTACTGGGAATGTGAAGCTACCGTCTTGATTTAATTCAAAAGCAACTGGTGTTTGTACTTCGCCATTTACCGTCGAAATATAAGAAGCTTTTAATTTATCATTTAAATTATAATTTAAACCGTATAAATATAACTCTTCATTGTAGTCGATATACTTATCTGTTACCTGTCCTGTAGCGACACCTTCAGCTACTGAACCAGTAATTTCGGGTTTAGTCGTTTTCACGATAATTGGTCCAACATAATCGGAAACTACCCCTGATGCTGCGAGACCAGTGAAGTCAATTGTATACAGACCGTCAGGAATCGTTGTTGCAGGTGCTGATCCCCATGGTTTGTACTGCCCGCCAACGTTCAACGTATAAGAGCCTTTTCCTAGCGCAGTCCCTGCATGCAGATAACCAATGTAGCCGTCTCCGTATTCTCCACCTTCAGGGTTCATAATATCCCAAAGCTCGATATAGTTAGTTGTGACATCTCCAGTTAATGTGAATGAAAGTACAGCCGAGTCTTTCACGCCATCTCCATTAAAGGATAGGTCTGCTTCTGTAATCTTATAATCTTTAATTTCAGTTACTGCCGCGCCGCTAAAGTCAGCTGCGAATGGCAAAGATATTTCTGTAGCTCCATCACTGATGTAAATATACCCTAGTATTTCAGAGCCGTTTGGTGCTGTAGCTTGTGAAGCAGTTAATGTAATATTTAAAACTTGCTCACCAACTAGATTAAATGTCGGTTGATCGACTGTAACAGTTGCATCACCAAATGTTTTTGTCACATCAATAGATACATTGTAATTGCCGCCGTTTCCATTAATATCTTTTACTAAAACTTGTTTTGTTACAGAGATATCCCGATCTTTAAGCGATTGTGGACCGAAAGTGACTGTACCCTTCAAGTTTTCTGCAACTGCACCAGTTCCATCTATAATTGCGCTATCAAGTGCATAGGCAAGGATTTCAGGATGAGCTGCTGCATAAGCATTTACACGCCCTGCCCCCTGAGAAAACACATCGTATTTTGTTGTATCTAAAACCTGTGCTGTATTAGAAATTGCCACTTTTACATCGAACGCGTTCCAATCAGGATTTGCTTGTTTAACTAATGCAACAATACCCGCAATATGCGGTGTTGCCATAGAAGTTCCTGTTTTACGAGCATATGCTTCCGCATAATCAGCATCAGGGAAATCTTTTTTATACATTGGAATCGATGACATAATGTTTGTTCCAGGTGCACTTACATCTGGTTTAATATCAAAGTTTGGTGTAGATGGTCCACGTGAACTTGAAGTGTTTACATCATCCCCCAGTGTCTTTGTGGAAGCAAATTTACTAAAGCTTACTTTTCCAGTTCCGCCTGCTAATGCAGCGCGAATTGCATCGCCATCTGTTTGGGACATATCGAATGTCGGCAGAAACTCAAATGAATCACCAAGGAATGTGCCTGAAATGTTCGGTGCATTCGTTCCACCAGCGAAGTTATGAATAATTGTTGCGATTGCTCCATTTGCTTTTGCATTCGCAATTTTATCAACGAATGCGATACCGCCACGAGCAATCAATGCCACTTTACCCTTTACATCAATTCCTTCAAAATCTTTTATTTCCCCGTTTCCAGGAACACCAACTAGGTCAAATTCTCCTTGAAGCTGGGTTGATAAATTTTTTCCAAAAGTCGTCCCCATTAATGGAAGCTGCTTTGTTAAGTTGTAGTCGCCAACTGCAACATTCACTTCCCCGTTATACATTGTTTCAGGATAGGATGTGTTACCAACAGCAATTCCTAAACGAGCGGTTGCAGGTGTGCCCATTGTTCCGCGATTTGGACCAGAGTTCCCTGTTGCTATTACGCCAATTGTTCCAGCCATCATTGCATTATTAATAGCGAATGAACCAGCATCCGTTTCAGAGTTAGCTCCACCGCCAAGTGAAAGGTTGATAATGTCCATTTTTTCTATTACAGCAGTTTCAATTGCTTTAACAATACCGGAAGTAGCGCCACTTCCGTATGCCCCAAGAACACGATAAGCATAAAGGTCTACTTTTGGAGCAATTCCTTTAATACCGAATTCGTTAGCACCGATTGCCGCAATTGTTCCTGCAACATGTGTACCGTGGGAAGTATAGAACGAGCTTCCCTTTTCATTAAATTCAGGTGTCCCCGCTGGACGCTCCGAAGGCAAAGTTTCCGATGCATCGTCATCTGCACGAGGTTTCGTGTAAGTTGATGAATTTGGAATGAAGTTTTTTCCGCCTTTGTAAACACCAGCAAACTCAGGGTGATCTGCATCAATACCAGTATCTAATACTGCTACTTTTATTCCTTGTCCTTCTAAACCTTCCTGCCAAAGCTGTTCAATGCCAAGGAAAGAATTACTTGTATTCATTTGAGCTTCTAATTGATCTTCTTTAGTAAGTTCCGATGATTTCATCGAATTATCTTCGGATGCATAAACAATTGCATCAGGTTCGATTAATGTA
The genomic region above belongs to Lysinibacillus sp. FSL W8-0992 and contains:
- a CDS encoding LysM peptidoglycan-binding and 3D domain-containing protein; translation: MLKKIIAIVPVAMLSATLGANAQAATITVQKGDTLWDLSRANNTSVENIQKLNHINTNLIHPGDVLTIAQQKQYIVKQGDTLWDIALNHQVTVSQIKEWNQLQTDLIHPGLNLSIFVGLETNTAVTEKPIMPATHEAKETTTSVTSPSSNSTSTENKPEATVPSTSNSASEESTPKATAPSTSNSTSVESTPEATAPSTSNSTSVESTPEATAPSTSNSTSKEIIVEASAYTASCDGCSGITSTGINLKTNPNAKVISVDPTVIPLGSKVYVEGYGEAIAGDTGGAIKGKRIDVFFPSQQDAIDFGVKQLKVTILN
- a CDS encoding GAF domain-containing sensor histidine kinase — its product is MLSEQTRYSRLASITKVINTKLELREVLQRVTQAISEEIVQCNSVGIYLPEKDGTFRGFVGKPEDMNGITLDTQVIDVETDLLAKEVIETKKTIYISDTSKDNRPDPRSVEAFKIKSLLALPISYEQEIFGLVFLFDYGTPMNLTESEIQSVEAYVNMAAVAIQNANNLKQKENLIAEKQLLLNVTRDLSMCSSVQKSLDKCFYYLGKVLGSEKSAAHLLDPLGKNTMTFMKFNTDCDWTEADWMENLKSIGMNQSYEAMIQQIIETKSIILTPNIDSMSLFMMPLISMGEVLGVITVVNLGGETCNFHESQIQLAKSIVEATAPTISNLLYMDQLENMVEERTRELAAANEKVTSVIESITDGFFALNKEWEFLYMNKHQYLPQRKTAKDVLGQNIWGIFPKCVDTVMYKEFHRAMSERIAVHFEMTSAYGDYWYEAVAYPYDEGICCLLKNITEKKKYEKELKRLSNLDLIGQMAAGISHEIRNPMTTVRGFLQLLKKESEFEKHNDYFNVMIEELDRANSIITEFLSIGNTKTSDLQMLDLNSIIRDITPLIEIDAFNQNKIIQFNLNDIPDLLLNRNEIRQLIINLYRNGLESMNIGKVLSISTYKGDGNCVILAVQDQGEGISPAIVEKLGTPFYTTKDNGTGLGLGICYAIAARHNAKIEFQTGSEGTTFFIKFTYI
- a CDS encoding amino acid ABC transporter ATP-binding protein, producing MDTKEMIKINQLNKSFGDLHVLKNIDMTVYESDVVCLIGSSGSGKSTLLRCLNFLERKENGNIIIEGNEVNPRTDDLNKIREKVGMVFQNFNLFPHKTVLENIIEAPIMVKGVDKEKAINKAKQLLRKVGLEDKSDVYPSKLSGGQKQRVAIARALAMEPDIMLFDEPTSALDPELVGEVLTTMKDLAEEGMTMVVVTHEMGFAREVADWIVYMHDGKIIERGTPEQFFDHPKEERTREFLTATMLK
- a CDS encoding LURP-one-related/scramblase family protein; amino-acid sequence: MKQLYIKQKVFSLSGKFTIKDQQEKDVYYVEGSFMQIPKTFSIMNKTRDEVALITKKVFSFLPKFFIEVNGREVLTIKKEFSFFKARYTIDGAYMEIHGNWWDMEFQVLQHGEVIGKVNKEWFTWGDSYKVQILDEEMEEIIIAFVVAIDCVKADAASSSAAT
- a CDS encoding amino acid ABC transporter permease; the encoded protein is MPSFSHFFNILMETKGIFFKAMLLTLELTVVSILLGIVIGLVFALLKISNIKILKLISDIYVYLVRGTPLIVQIFILYFGISGIFLIPDFWAASLALALHNGAYISEILRGAIQAVDKGQVEAGRSLGMTKILTLRRIILPQAFRRALPPLGNQFIISLKDSSLAAFISMNELFNVATTLGSNNFDEMTYLLIVAVYYLLLVALMTFVVNRTELKLAISDR
- a CDS encoding S8 family serine peptidase → MKKFKFTKFLSSILAFVMVLSLLVPLSSARAEESKPFKQDSQSESIIQLKAAIAEQQSLSKDGPTLHESLQNVSGNQDVAVIIHLSELPVALEQGMSQVKGQRFSNARANEVRSNVNAQQTKVKKELAIKKVQMTQGFTFDTVLNGFAATVKANDLPKLLTVEGITLIEPDAIVYASEDNSMKSSELTKEDQLEAQMNTSNSFLGIEQLWQEGLEGQGIKVAVLDTGIDADHPEFAGVYKGGKNFIPNSSTYTKPRADDDASETLPSERPAGTPEFNEKGSSFYTSHGTHVAGTIAAIGANEFGIKGIAPKVDLYAYRVLGAYGSGATSGIVKAIETAVIEKMDIINLSLGGGANSETDAGSFAINNAMMAGTIGVIATGNSGPNRGTMGTPATARLGIAVGNTSYPETMYNGEVNVAVGDYNLTKQLPLMGTTFGKNLSTQLQGEFDLVGVPGNGEIKDFEGIDVKGKVALIARGGIAFVDKIANAKANGAIATIIHNFAGGTNAPNISGTFLGDSFEFLPTFDMSQTDGDAIRAALAGGTGKVSFSKFASTKTLGDDVNTSSSRGPSTPNFDIKPDVSAPGTNIMSSIPMYKKDFPDADYAEAYARKTGTSMATPHIAGIVALVKQANPDWNAFDVKVAISNTAQVLDTTKYDVFSQGAGRVNAYAAAHPEILAYALDSAIIDGTGAVAENLKGTVTFGPQSLKDRDISVTKQVLVKDINGNGGNYNVSIDVTKTFGDATVTVDQPTFNLVGEQVLNITLTASQATAPNGSEILGYIYISDGATEISLPFAADFSGAAVTEIKDYKITEADLSFNGDGVKDSAVLSFTLTGDVTTNYIELWDIMNPEGGEYGDGYIGYLHAGTALGKGSYTLNVGGQYKPWGSAPATTIPDGLYTIDFTGLAASGVVSDYVGPIIVKTTKPEITGSVAEGVATGQVTDKYIDYNEELYLYGLNYNLNDKLKASYISTVNGEVQTPVAFELNQDGSFTFPVTAETNAVSVIINDAAGNVGEAIIYEKDVVEPEVTLSVNPTELNLTAGETAQLTVTETSTPAEGDATEEDVTSKATYVVGDENVATVVNGLVTAVGAGTTTITISYGDNKVTINVTVKAPVIEEPIVTLEIDQAQVETRIGKEVTVKITEVTTFDGKTTEKDVTKLATYEVANDKIATVKAGVVKGKGQGNTTITVTYGEHTLTFDVVVVKPGNGNGNGNGNGNGNGNGNGNGNGNGNGNGNGNGNGNGNGNGNGNGNGNGNGNGNGNGNGNGNGNGNGNGNGNGNGNGNGNGNGNGNGNGNGNGNGNGNGNGNGNGNGNGNGNGNKNNNEVTEVQL
- a CDS encoding transporter substrate-binding domain-containing protein → MLLNKKLILVFSIIVVCFLSGCTEKKKLEDGSELINKNQFVFATSGEFKPFSYMNDDLTMSGFDIEVGEAIAKEMGLEPVQKRIKFKGIVEGVKTGRADAAVASHTINPQRSKHVSFSTPYYYSGPKIFTRPDSKIKTVEDLKGKEVAVAKGSTYADTASEYTDNVKTYDSDITALKALSTGRHDAVITDFVTGKTAEKEGFKIKGQQLINRSEQAIVLPQDNPKLLKRVNESLEHLRENGTLTQISIKYFGEDITKKPE